One window of the Calditrichota bacterium genome contains the following:
- a CDS encoding insulinase family protein, whose product MRVSRLGGAAVTACLLLGLVTGSLYAQSLEAMKSKVKDKTLSNGMKVIVMERRDAPVASFHVYADVGSANESYGITGISHLLEHMAFKGSTTVGTTDYAQEAVVLARLDSVYEELQRERHSPRPDSAKIGRLQHQFATLEAEAKQYVVTDEFVDLLRKEGDRAVNAYTSNDATQYINSLPANRLEFWMALTSDRFLNPVFREFYKERDVVMEERRLSLETRPIGRLIEDFLATAFKAHPYHHEVIGHMSDLERITRRDVEAYFRKFYIPSNMVVAIVGDVDAEEVFRLAELYFGRIPSGPKPEGPRTEEPEQWGQRRVEVVAQSEPVLLVGYHRPSIRHADHYPLDALANIVGIGRSSRLYEEMVKKRKIAVQTGCFNGFPGDKYPNLIAFYAIPAKDHTSAECLAVIDAEIDKLKEAAVTKEELTKYKRMTKKGLLDRMKSNAGMAEMLANAEVLLGDWRATFEQLNRVEAVTAADIQRVAKTYLTTRNRTIGEIVPEKSASR is encoded by the coding sequence ATGCGAGTTTCCCGCCTAGGAGGCGCGGCAGTAACCGCGTGTTTGCTCCTTGGGCTCGTGACCGGGAGCCTCTACGCCCAGAGCCTTGAGGCCATGAAGAGCAAGGTCAAGGATAAGACGCTCAGCAACGGCATGAAGGTCATCGTCATGGAACGCCGCGATGCGCCAGTGGCCTCCTTTCATGTCTACGCCGACGTCGGTAGCGCCAACGAATCCTATGGCATCACCGGCATCTCCCACTTGCTGGAACACATGGCCTTCAAGGGGAGCACGACCGTGGGCACCACCGATTATGCGCAGGAGGCTGTAGTCTTGGCCCGCCTCGACTCCGTCTACGAGGAACTGCAGCGGGAGCGACACTCCCCCCGTCCCGACTCTGCGAAAATTGGCAGGCTCCAACACCAATTTGCCACCCTTGAGGCAGAGGCCAAGCAGTACGTGGTCACTGACGAGTTCGTCGACCTGCTGCGTAAGGAAGGCGACCGCGCCGTGAACGCGTACACCAGCAACGACGCCACCCAATACATCAACTCCCTGCCTGCTAACCGGTTGGAGTTCTGGATGGCGCTCACCTCAGATCGCTTCCTCAATCCCGTGTTCCGCGAGTTCTACAAAGAACGCGACGTGGTCATGGAGGAACGTCGGCTGAGTTTGGAGACCAGGCCCATAGGGCGGCTCATCGAGGACTTCTTGGCGACGGCTTTCAAGGCCCACCCCTACCACCACGAAGTCATTGGCCACATGTCCGACCTGGAGCGCATTACCCGAAGGGACGTGGAGGCCTATTTCCGCAAGTTCTACATCCCCAGCAACATGGTAGTGGCCATTGTCGGAGATGTCGATGCTGAGGAGGTCTTCCGCCTGGCGGAGTTGTACTTTGGGCGCATTCCCAGTGGCCCCAAACCGGAAGGCCCTCGCACCGAAGAGCCAGAGCAGTGGGGGCAGCGCCGCGTCGAGGTGGTGGCGCAGTCGGAGCCGGTGCTGCTCGTTGGCTACCATCGCCCGTCCATTCGCCACGCGGACCACTACCCTCTCGACGCTCTGGCCAACATCGTCGGCATAGGCCGTTCGAGCAGGCTGTACGAGGAAATGGTGAAGAAGCGCAAGATTGCCGTCCAAACCGGTTGCTTCAACGGCTTCCCGGGTGACAAGTACCCCAACCTTATCGCCTTTTACGCCATTCCTGCCAAGGACCACACCTCGGCTGAGTGTCTTGCAGTGATTGATGCCGAAATCGACAAGCTGAAGGAAGCTGCGGTGACCAAGGAGGAGTTGACCAAGTACAAGCGCATGACCAAGAAAGGACTCCTGGACAGGATGAAGTCCAACGCGGGCATGGCCGAGATGCTGGCCAACGCCGAGGTACTGCTGGGCGATTGGCGCGCGACCTTTGAGCAGCTCAATCGTGTCGAGGCGGTCACGGCGGCCGATATCCAGCGGGTGGCCAAGACTTATCTGACGACCCGCAATCGCACCATTGGCGAGATCGTGCCGGAAAAGAGCGCTTCGCGCTAA
- a CDS encoding DUF3857 domain-containing protein encodes MTRHMMRHLLSAILGLGLVVMAAAQTQYTDEDIRRMVRESPRFSEFPEAGAVILLEQVVHEVNDDGSAVTSEHFLVKILRDRGKTKFADLKRTYNLKTDSMEVLLAQTRRRIGAPIPVEKEAINDITPPELADASVYADFHQKVISYPEVAPNICLELKRRTYHRPDETGDKYFWGMTTFQGDEPIMVKEYTVVVPKGLEFSFKSAADIPEPVVSDKGDKKVYTWRVEKAPQIIAEPYMPPEMEPRLLYSSCPSWEALGTWLRDQFRDKVQPNSAIQAKAAELTKGLGSEEDRVRAVYLWLVSRVRNVSLPLGVTGYAPHPASQVLENMYGDWRDKATLLTALLSAAGVRADVAFVKRNGAALLVEIPTPKQFDAIYVRAMLRSGQSLWLDPFAEDCRYGYFPGGDGAQALVFTEKGGELATVPPFAAQVNSFVLRGQYIFAGDGTLRGSEELCVDGAFDRRLRSRVKDLTPKELEQLFEQAASRVGEGTKITTRSLSSLKDLAVPSQMTWAYESPDYAVAEGDMLVCLLPPMGFDFLEATPYRPTVQERRYPFHIGMNCSFESERRFRLPMGFRVAYLPAKVAVENEFGAWGLDYQSDAKDPNVVVEKRTVLLRRQTIPVEKYGQYKAVYDDYVHRRNTMILLEKVK; translated from the coding sequence ATGACCAGGCATATGATGCGGCACTTGTTGTCAGCGATCCTGGGGCTGGGTCTTGTCGTCATGGCCGCCGCCCAGACCCAGTACACCGACGAGGACATACGCCGGATGGTGCGGGAGTCGCCACGCTTTTCAGAGTTTCCGGAGGCTGGCGCGGTGATCCTCTTGGAGCAGGTGGTGCATGAGGTGAACGACGACGGCAGCGCGGTGACCAGCGAGCACTTTTTGGTGAAAATCCTGCGTGACCGCGGCAAGACCAAGTTTGCCGACCTGAAGCGCACCTACAACTTGAAGACCGATAGCATGGAGGTCCTGCTGGCGCAGACGCGCAGGCGTATCGGGGCACCGATCCCGGTGGAGAAGGAGGCAATCAACGACATTACCCCGCCGGAGCTCGCCGATGCGTCTGTCTATGCCGATTTTCACCAGAAAGTTATCTCCTACCCGGAAGTGGCGCCGAACATCTGCCTTGAGCTCAAGCGGCGCACCTATCACAGACCTGACGAAACCGGCGACAAGTACTTTTGGGGCATGACCACTTTCCAGGGCGATGAGCCCATCATGGTCAAGGAGTACACGGTGGTGGTGCCCAAAGGGCTGGAGTTTTCTTTCAAGTCTGCCGCTGACATCCCGGAGCCTGTGGTCTCGGACAAGGGCGACAAGAAGGTCTACACCTGGCGCGTGGAGAAGGCACCACAAATCATTGCCGAGCCCTACATGCCTCCCGAGATGGAGCCGCGGCTGCTCTACAGCTCCTGCCCCTCGTGGGAAGCGTTGGGGACGTGGCTCCGGGACCAGTTCCGTGACAAAGTGCAGCCGAACTCAGCCATCCAGGCCAAGGCTGCCGAGCTCACCAAGGGCCTCGGCAGTGAGGAAGATAGGGTGCGAGCAGTCTACCTCTGGTTGGTGAGCAGGGTGCGCAACGTCAGCTTGCCATTGGGGGTAACGGGCTATGCGCCTCACCCAGCTTCTCAGGTGCTGGAGAACATGTACGGTGACTGGCGGGACAAAGCTACCTTGCTTACTGCTTTGCTCAGCGCTGCGGGAGTGCGCGCGGACGTGGCCTTTGTCAAGCGCAACGGTGCTGCATTGCTGGTGGAGATCCCCACGCCGAAGCAGTTTGACGCCATCTACGTGCGCGCCATGCTGCGTTCCGGACAAAGTCTTTGGCTTGACCCCTTTGCGGAGGATTGTCGGTACGGTTACTTCCCAGGTGGCGATGGGGCGCAGGCCTTGGTCTTCACGGAAAAGGGCGGCGAGCTGGCCACTGTGCCGCCATTCGCTGCCCAGGTGAATAGCTTCGTGCTGCGCGGCCAATACATTTTCGCGGGCGACGGTACGTTGCGCGGCAGCGAGGAACTTTGCGTCGACGGTGCTTTTGACCGCCGGCTGCGCTCACGCGTCAAGGATTTGACCCCCAAGGAGCTCGAGCAACTCTTCGAGCAGGCGGCAAGTAGGGTGGGCGAAGGGACCAAAATCACGACGCGGTCGCTGTCGAGCTTGAAGGACCTTGCCGTTCCCTCCCAGATGACATGGGCGTACGAGTCGCCCGACTATGCCGTGGCCGAAGGTGACATGTTGGTCTGCCTCCTCCCGCCCATGGGCTTCGACTTTCTGGAGGCGACTCCCTATCGCCCCACGGTGCAGGAACGCAGGTACCCCTTCCACATTGGGATGAATTGTAGCTTCGAATCCGAGCGGCGCTTCCGGTTGCCAATGGGCTTTCGGGTGGCCTACCTGCCGGCTAAGGTCGCCGTGGAAAACGAGTTCGGCGCGTGGGGGCTCGACTACCAGAGCGACGCGAAAGACCCCAATGTGGTGGTGGAGAAGAGGACAGTGCTCCTGCGGCGGCAAACCATACCAGTGGAGAAGTACGGCCAGTACAAGGCTGTGTACGATGACTATGTGCATCGCCGGAACACGATGATTCTCTTGGAAAAGGTGAAGTGA
- a CDS encoding DUF3857 and transglutaminase domain-containing protein has translation MTKLHARGMLHMITALALVGSAWCSTALAQAVAPAEVMEKLAAAGGPEKHPEANTILVDMKTEYLNQLDGTYVATVYGLRKILSDEGRKQHGQERFQYYRKYDRMHVTLARVIKPNGSVVDVPAENIKDQTIPEVAAMNIYEPDMRQLVITFPGLEVGDATEFMVIDTCHRAVIHGEFDVMYLFQEMDPVVHDELVVTGPAARPLRYKVQNDPSGSVRFARSEQDGSVTYRWWADNQPRIVAEPAMPSLINVAPGVWASTIASWRQISRWGYQLNEQYIDMNEALRAETHRLVRGCATRQDTLLALYHFVAQKVRYMGIGLGKKTGYDPKPATKTYETKYGVCRDVAVLLTAMLREVGIPAYVVYTSAGYEQYSEVPNLLWSHGIVAVPEGGGYVYIDPTVENGMDLLMSVEAEQVTLVLTAAGDSLARTPYSPAEDNAAHFAATTRLQEDGSMSGLIHVEAKGIYDLALRQVVKALPPARLKNVFQELGASAFPGLVVEEVTFGDPEDLYHPLTLDIRLKAQDFALRAGKYLLVKNPLAGGVFDLLGNQFLRMANLPKRTYPFNLQTTLASLCEETLVIPNGFRVKALPNEVRVEQPAVGYSMQFAETRVEEPEPTTAVQFTSKLALRRKIYSPEEYLQLKQVMKTAQRSTRGEIILERAN, from the coding sequence ATGACGAAACTGCACGCGCGTGGCATGCTGCATATGATTACGGCCCTTGCGCTTGTTGGGTCAGCATGGTGCTCCACAGCGCTGGCCCAGGCGGTGGCGCCAGCTGAGGTCATGGAAAAGCTCGCAGCTGCCGGTGGTCCAGAGAAGCACCCCGAGGCCAATACGATCCTGGTGGACATGAAGACCGAGTACCTGAACCAGCTCGATGGTACCTACGTGGCGACGGTGTACGGCCTGCGGAAGATCCTCAGCGATGAGGGGAGAAAACAGCATGGCCAGGAGCGCTTCCAGTATTATCGCAAATATGACCGCATGCACGTCACCCTGGCCAGGGTGATCAAACCCAATGGCTCCGTGGTCGATGTGCCGGCAGAGAACATCAAAGACCAGACCATTCCGGAAGTGGCAGCCATGAACATCTACGAGCCGGACATGCGGCAGCTGGTCATCACCTTCCCCGGTCTAGAGGTGGGCGATGCTACCGAATTTATGGTCATTGATACCTGCCATCGTGCGGTGATCCACGGCGAGTTCGATGTGATGTACCTCTTCCAAGAGATGGATCCAGTGGTCCACGATGAGCTGGTGGTTACGGGCCCGGCGGCGCGGCCTTTGCGCTACAAGGTGCAGAACGATCCCTCTGGGAGCGTCCGTTTTGCCCGTAGCGAACAGGACGGCTCAGTGACCTACCGCTGGTGGGCGGACAACCAGCCGCGCATCGTGGCGGAGCCGGCCATGCCCTCGCTGATTAACGTGGCCCCAGGGGTGTGGGCGTCGACGATCGCTTCGTGGCGACAGATTTCTCGTTGGGGGTATCAGCTCAATGAGCAGTACATCGACATGAACGAGGCGCTGCGGGCCGAGACGCACCGGCTGGTGCGCGGCTGCGCTACGCGGCAGGACACGCTGCTTGCGCTGTACCACTTTGTGGCGCAGAAGGTCCGCTACATGGGCATCGGCCTGGGCAAGAAAACGGGGTACGACCCCAAGCCAGCCACCAAGACCTACGAGACCAAGTATGGCGTATGCCGCGATGTGGCAGTGCTCCTTACTGCGATGTTGCGCGAGGTGGGCATCCCTGCCTATGTCGTGTACACCTCCGCGGGCTATGAGCAGTACAGCGAGGTTCCCAACCTCTTGTGGAGCCATGGCATCGTGGCTGTACCTGAGGGGGGCGGCTACGTCTACATAGACCCCACCGTTGAGAATGGCATGGACCTGCTCATGTCCGTGGAGGCAGAACAGGTCACGCTGGTGCTCACCGCTGCGGGAGACAGCTTGGCGCGCACGCCCTACAGTCCTGCCGAGGACAACGCCGCTCATTTTGCCGCTACTACCAGGCTGCAGGAAGATGGGTCAATGAGTGGCCTTATCCACGTTGAAGCGAAAGGCATCTACGACTTGGCGCTCCGTCAGGTGGTGAAGGCACTGCCGCCCGCCCGTCTCAAGAACGTGTTCCAGGAGTTGGGGGCATCCGCCTTCCCCGGATTGGTGGTGGAGGAGGTAACCTTTGGCGATCCGGAGGACCTCTACCATCCGCTCACGCTGGACATTCGGCTGAAGGCCCAGGATTTTGCCCTGCGGGCCGGCAAGTACCTGTTGGTGAAGAACCCACTGGCAGGTGGCGTTTTTGACCTGCTTGGCAACCAGTTCTTGCGCATGGCCAATCTGCCCAAACGTACCTATCCGTTCAATCTGCAGACGACTCTGGCCTCGCTGTGCGAAGAAACGCTCGTCATTCCCAACGGATTCAGAGTAAAAGCCTTGCCCAATGAGGTCCGCGTGGAGCAGCCAGCGGTGGGCTACAGCATGCAGTTTGCCGAGACACGCGTTGAGGAGCCAGAGCCCACCACGGCCGTGCAGTTCACCAGCAAACTGGCGCTGAGGCGCAAGATCTACTCTCCAGAGGAATACCTGCAACTCAAGCAGGTTATGAAGACGGCACAGCGCTCCACCCGTGGCGAAATCATCCTTGAGAGGGCCAACTGA
- a CDS encoding cell wall-active antibiotics response protein, whose product MRDVKLHTLFLGIILIALGILILLHNREQLDLWDLLEQYWPVLIILAGVYVLLHAFSMPETRPVLEAVLEQRDTGTMGDVFQHHAVWGDIKLVSESAAFRGGSVRTMFGDVELDLSRADIAPGEQKLEVSSTFGDVTIRVKPGMPVGVRATAVLGDVNVFGQKRSGIGSGITYQSPDYAQAQAKLAISISHVAGDIIVC is encoded by the coding sequence ATGCGCGACGTCAAATTGCACACGCTGTTCTTGGGTATCATTCTCATTGCCCTTGGTATTCTGATCCTTCTGCACAATCGGGAGCAGTTGGACCTTTGGGACCTTCTGGAGCAATATTGGCCCGTCCTGATTATTCTGGCAGGTGTCTACGTCCTGCTCCACGCGTTTAGTATGCCGGAAACCCGGCCAGTCCTGGAAGCGGTGTTGGAGCAGCGAGACACGGGCACCATGGGCGATGTCTTTCAGCATCACGCCGTGTGGGGCGACATCAAGCTCGTCAGCGAGAGTGCTGCTTTTCGGGGCGGAAGTGTGCGCACAATGTTTGGTGACGTGGAACTGGACCTCTCGCGCGCCGACATCGCTCCTGGCGAGCAAAAGCTCGAAGTGTCATCGACCTTCGGCGATGTGACTATCCGCGTCAAACCGGGAATGCCCGTAGGGGTGCGCGCCACCGCGGTCCTGGGCGATGTCAACGTGTTCGGGCAGAAGCGCTCAGGCATTGGGTCCGGCATCACTTACCAGAGTCCTGACTATGCCCAGGCACAGGCCAAGTTAGCCATATCCATTTCGCATGTTGCCGGCGACATAATCGTGTGCTAA
- a CDS encoding methyltransferase domain-containing protein: protein MSRVAELVGAEERVHAADVERRPFRMVLRRLAGKNFDNVHAILSSCARGSPDGAVDVALLCGLLHDLKEGEAAWHELWRVLRLEGSLSVSEHHVRRQAMMMCLTGTGVYELPRQGEFALVPQGESRFESVLDRSSGGLAPNGGATEVTCATSNCTRCSWVSFSLPLVF, encoded by the coding sequence GTGTCTCGCGTCGCCGAGCTCGTGGGCGCGGAGGAAAGGGTCCACGCCGCAGATGTTGAGCGGCGCCCGTTCCGGATGGTGCTGCGCCGGCTCGCAGGGAAGAATTTTGACAATGTGCACGCTATCCTTTCTTCCTGTGCCCGGGGGTCACCTGACGGCGCGGTCGATGTCGCCCTTTTGTGCGGCTTGCTCCACGATTTGAAGGAGGGAGAGGCGGCGTGGCACGAGCTCTGGCGAGTGCTCAGGCTCGAAGGTTCGCTTTCGGTCAGCGAACATCATGTGCGGCGGCAAGCCATGATGATGTGTCTTACCGGCACAGGCGTTTACGAGCTCCCACGCCAAGGAGAATTCGCACTCGTTCCGCAGGGTGAATCGCGCTTCGAAAGTGTCTTGGACCGCAGTTCGGGCGGGTTGGCCCCAAACGGGGGCGCAACGGAGGTGACATGCGCGACGTCAAATTGCACACGCTGTTCTTGGGTATCATTCTCATTGCCCTTGGTATTCTGA